In the Malus domestica chromosome 16, GDT2T_hap1 genome, one interval contains:
- the LOC114822039 gene encoding uncharacterized protein, producing MDEESCAFYVHCFAHQLQLALVALAKKNSDIGTFFTMTNSLVNVVGCSCKRRDALRDKQQENLMKAIENDCLETGQGLNQEISLKRAGDTRWNSHYDALISLITTFSYVVDVFDMIVEDCYNDSAELDDCFAEGNTELLICLACLSPNDSFVAFDKEKLVCLAQMYPKDFTYQDRSALQDQLDIYIHFVCSDNDFSQLRGINELAKKMVEKGLHRTFAYVYLLVQLALVLPVATTSVEMAFSSMNIIKGPLLSKMRSMVE from the exons atggatgaagAAAGTTGTGCATTCTATGTTCATTGTTTTGCTCATCAACTACAATTAGCTCTTGTTGCCTTAGCAAAGAAAAACTCCGATATTGGCACTTTTTTCACAATGACTAATAGTTTGGTGAATGTTGTTGGATGCTCATGTAAGCGTCGTGATGCACTTAGAGATAAACAACAAGAAAATCTTATGAAAGCTATTGAAAATGATTGTCTTGAAACAGGGCAAGGGTTAAATCAAGAAATTAGTCTCAAACGTGCTGGGGATACACGGTGGAAttcacattatgatgctttgaTTAGTTTGATTACAACATTCTCATATGTGGTGGATGTGTTTGACATGATTGTTGAAGATTGCTACAATGATAGTGCTG AATTAGATGATTGCTTCGCTGAAGGTAATACCGAATTGCTTATTTGCTTGGCATGTTTGAGTCCGAATGATTCATTTGTAGCTTTTGATAAAGAGAAGCTTGTTTGCCTTGCTCAGATGTATCCTAAAGATTTCACATATCAAGATAGATCGGCACTTCAAGATCAACTTGATATTTACATTCATTTTGTGTGTTCTGATAATGATTTTTCTCAATTGCGGGGGATTAATGAGCTTGCTAAGAAAATGGTGGAGAAAGGGTTGCATCGAACATTTGCATATGTATATTTGCTTGTTCAGTTGGCTTTGGTTTTACCGGTTGCAACCACTTCAGTAGAGATGGCATTTTCCTCTATGAATATCATTAAGGGTCCACTTCTCAGCAAAatgagatcaatggttgagtaa
- the LOC103402726 gene encoding AP2/ERF and B3 domain-containing transcription factor RAV1, producing MDGISSTEESTTSDSISVSPPHHIVTRVEPLAKSAPQVDSLCRVGSGASSVILDSDLSSGGGTGGVEAESRKLPSSKYKGVVPQPNGRWGAQIYEKHQRVWLGTFNEEDEAATAYDVAAQRFRGRDAVTNFKPSSDDEENDVVEAAFLSSHSKSEIVDMLRKHTYNDELEQSKRNYFSYGKRGRSNGPLGLFGTDNSRVQKAREQLFEKAVTPSDVGKLNRLVIPKQHAEKHFPLQSGSTATITVSASSACKGVLLNFEDVGGKVWRFRYSYWNSSQSYVLTKGWSRFVKEKNLKAGDIVSFQRSTGPDKHLYIDWKTRMSVYNNSNGSNPVQGQLAPVQMVRLFGVNIFKIPGSSGAGPVDAAAAAAIGGGCNNNIGKRMREMEFLKLEFSKKPRIIGAL from the coding sequence ATGGATGGAATAAGTAGCACAGAAGAGAGCACAACCAGTGACTCCATATCCGTTTCGCCACCCCATCATATTGTTACACGTGTGGAGCCACTTGCCAAGTCAGCGCCCCAAGTGGACAGCCTCTGCCGCGTCGGCAGCGGGGCCAGCAGCGTGATTCTCGACTCCGACCTCAGCAGCGGCGGCGGCACCGGTGGCGTCGAGGCCGAGTCCCGGAAGCTCCCTTCCTCCAAGTACAAAGGCGTGGTCCCACAGCCCAACGGCCGTTGGGGGGCCCAGATTTACGAGAAGCACCAGCGCGTCTGGCTGGGCACCTTCAACGAAGAGGACGAGGCCGCTACGGCCTACGACGTTGCTGCACAGCGCTTCCGCGGCCGCGACGCTGTCACCAACTTTAAGCCCTCCTCTGACGACGAAGAAAACGACGTCGTCGAGGCCGCGTTTCTGAGCTCCCACTCCAAGTCTGAAATCGTCGACATGCTGCGAAAGCACACGTACAATGACGAACTGGAACAGAGCAAGCGCAACTACTTCTCTTACGGGAAGCGGGGCCGGTCCAACGGGCCGCTGGGCTTGTTCGGGACGGACAACAGTCGCGTCCAGAAAGCGCGTGAGCAGCTGTTCGAGAAAGCCGTGACCCCCAGCGATGTCGGGAAGCTGAACCGCCTCGTGATCCCGAAGCAGCACGCCGAAAAGCACTTTCCGTTGCAAAGCGGAAGCACTGCAACCATAACGGTAAGTGCATCTTCCGCTTGCAAAGGAGTGCTTTTGAATTTTGAGGATGTCGGGGGAAAAGTGTGGAGGTTTCGATACTCTTACTGGAACAGCAGTCAAAGCTACGTGTTGACCAAAGGATGGAGCCGGTTCGTGAAGGAGAAGAATCTGAAGGCCGGGGACATTGTGAGCTTTCAGAGGTCAACCGGACCGGACAAACATCTGTATATTGATTGGAAGACCAGGATGAGTGTGTATAATAACAGTAATGGGTCGAACCCGGTTCAAGGTCAGCTTGCACCGGTTCAGATGGTTCGGCTATTTGGGGTCAACATATTCAAAATACCTGGGAGTAGCGGGGCTGGCCCAGTGGATGCTGCAGCTGCCGCTGCTATTGGCGGCGGTTGCAATAATAATATCGGCaaaagaatgagagagatgGAGTTTTTGAAATTAGAGTTTAGCAAGAAGCCTAGGATCATCGGAGCTTTGtag